The sequence CTGGCCGAATTTCCCGACTGCCCCCCCAACAGAACCAATATCGAAGACATCTACGCCCTGACGCTCAACCTGCTCCCGGCCCGCTATACCCAGTCCATCACCCTGGTCATCGACGAGCCCGTTACCGACGACGCCATCCGCCTGCGGCTGCG comes from Solidesulfovibrio fructosivorans JJ] and encodes:
- a CDS encoding late competence development ComFB family protein; translated protein: MDYVALGIDFHSIRNKNEERVINLIPEVLAEFPDCPPNRTNIEDIYALTLNLLPARYTQSITLVIDEPVTDDAIRLRLREAIRTVRARPNL